From the Pseudodesulfovibrio indicus genome, the window TGTGGTCCGCTCGCCGCGCAGCTTGGACAGGCCGAAATCGATGAGCTTGACCGTGCCGAGGCCGCCCTGGTCGGCGGCGAGCATGACGTTGAACGGCTTGACGTCGCGGTGGATGACGCCCTCGTAGTGCAGCCGGTCCAGCCCCCGGAGCATGCCCCGGGCCATGGCCAGGGAGGCTTCCACGCCGAGCCGCCGGGACTCGCGCTCCACCTCGTAGGTCTCGCCCATGAGCGAACCGAGGTTGCCGCAGAAATATTCCATGGTGAAGTGCGGGGGTACGGTCCCGCCGCCCCGGTCCACGTCGAGCACGGCGGCCACGTTGGGGTGATTGATGGCGGCCATGGTCGCGGCCTCCTGGAAGAACATCTCCGCGAGCCGGTCCGCGCCCACCAGGTCCTCCAGGATCTCGGTCGGGCGCAGCGCCTTGAGGGCCACGATGCGCCCGGTCACGGGCATGGCCGCCTTGTAGACCGCGCCCATGCCGCCCCGGCCCAGCAGGCCGCGTATCTCGTACCGTCCGATATGCATGGGAACACGGTAGCCCAAGGGTGCGCCCGAGTCCATCGCGCGGTTTGACTCCGGGACCATTGTTGGTCATAGAAGGTGCTATGAAACCTGTGGAAACGCCACGCACCCTGGCCGCCCTGCGCGGCGCGGTCCAGGGACTGACCGGGAACCCGTTCGGCAAGCTGACCCTGCTCATCCTCCTGCTGATGCTGGTGGCCACGGGCGGCTTCTTTTTCTTCGAGCACTATCCCAAGGGCACGGTGCACGACGCCTTCGGCGCGCTCTGGTGGGCGGTGGTCACCCTGACCACCGTGGGCTACGGCGACGTGGTCCCGAACACCACGGGCGGCAAGATCATGGGCCTGGTGGTCATGGTCTGCGGCATCGGCCTGGTCTCCACATTGACGGGTAACCTGGCCTCCATGCTGGTGGAACACAAGGCCAAAAAGCGCAAGGGGCTGCTCAAGGTGAACCTGACCAACCACGTCATCGTCATCGGCTGGAACGACTTCGGCACGGAACTCGTGAACTATCTCCGCGACAAGGGCGTGCTCCGCGCCCGCGAAGGCGGCCAGTCCGACCTGGTGTTGGTCAACGACCTGACCTCGGACCAGCGCGAGACCCTGGCCCTGCAGCTGGGGCTGGAGGAACGGATGCACTTCGTCTGGGGCAATGTCACCCAGGAGTCGGTGCTGCTCAAGGCCCAGCCCGACCGGGCGCGGGTCATCTACCTGCTCTCCCAGCACCGGGGCCGCGAAGCCAAGGACGCGGACCAGGACACCCTGTACTGCGCCCTGACCCTGCGCGAGATGGCCCCCAAGGTGCCCATCTACGGCGAGGTCGCCCTGCCCGAGAACCGCAAGCACCTGCTGCGCGCCGGGGTGAACGAGATCCTGGTCCACGGCCAGCTGACCTCCGTGGTCCTGGGGCTGATGGGCGTCAACCCGTCCATCTGGAGCCTGCTCCAGGAGATGCTCGGCATGCGCGGCGGCAACAACATGGACATCCGCCCCCTGACCGAGGAGGAGAAGCGGCTCACCTGGGGCGACCTGTTCCCCCGCTTCCGGGCCGACGGGCTGCTGCCCCTGGGACTGGCCCAGGCGGACCGCCAGCTCTCCCTGGAGGACGTCCTGGACCAGGGGTCCGCCCTTGACCAGTTCATCCTGGAGCTGTTCCAGTCTTCGGGCCAGGAGACGCGGCTCGGCAACGCGGGACCGCGCGTGCTGGCCAACCCGCCCGATTCCGAACCGCTGTCGGGGTTCGACGCGGTGCTGTACCTGAGGCAGGGAGAGAAGCGATGACCACGGACCGAATCGACTGGGGTTCCA encodes:
- a CDS encoding potassium channel family protein; amino-acid sequence: METPRTLAALRGAVQGLTGNPFGKLTLLILLLMLVATGGFFFFEHYPKGTVHDAFGALWWAVVTLTTVGYGDVVPNTTGGKIMGLVVMVCGIGLVSTLTGNLASMLVEHKAKKRKGLLKVNLTNHVIVIGWNDFGTELVNYLRDKGVLRAREGGQSDLVLVNDLTSDQRETLALQLGLEERMHFVWGNVTQESVLLKAQPDRARVIYLLSQHRGREAKDADQDTLYCALTLREMAPKVPIYGEVALPENRKHLLRAGVNEILVHGQLTSVVLGLMGVNPSIWSLLQEMLGMRGGNNMDIRPLTEEEKRLTWGDLFPRFRADGLLPLGLAQADRQLSLEDVLDQGSALDQFILELFQSSGQETRLGNAGPRVLANPPDSEPLSGFDAVLYLRQGEKR